A single region of the Amphiura filiformis chromosome 7, Afil_fr2py, whole genome shotgun sequence genome encodes:
- the LOC140157448 gene encoding uncharacterized protein, whose translation MYQSNGLGFNGRKGKRLASMVYTARKEDNMKVLNCNAIDEDPYDSVWASSSSQAGMTLLVLPAPAPQHFKTTVLPDYIWIGGFVGEIHIPISDYYNSWKIVLQFPRKVFRLYGGNFNIAPEPCLHHGSCSKSKYIWIIYNTYENRVLSPIKDLHLRFVADVSKRYALVVVVVVVLKPMSPSMAITKSSALITSLFCRQ comes from the exons ATGTATCAATCCAACGGTTTAGGATTTAATGGTAGAAAGGGCAAGCGTCTCGCATCAATGGTTTACACCGCTCGAAAGGAAGACAACATGAAGGTATTAAACTGCAATGCTATAGACGAAGATCCCTATGACTCCGTGTGGGCCAGTTCCTCCTCACAGGCTGGAATGACTCTGCTTGTCTTAC CCGCTCCTGCACCACAGCACTTCAAAACTACCGTTTTGCCAGATTACATTTGGATTGGAGGTTTTGTTGGCGAGATACACATTCCCATATCCGATTACTACAACTCCTGGAAGATAGTCCTCCAATTCCCTAGGAAAGTCTTCCGACTATAT GGTGGTAACTTCAACATAGCCCCCGAACCGTGTTTACATCATGGATCATGCAGCAAGAGTAAATACATTTGGATCATCTACAATACCTACGAAAATCGCGTGCTCAGCCCTATTAAAGATCTGCACTTGAGATTTGTCGCGGATGTGTCCAAAAGATACGCACTGGTCGTGGTCGTGGTCGTGGTCTTGAAGCCGATGTCACCTTCTATGGCTATAACAAAGTCTTCGGCTCTGATTACAAGCCTATTTTGTCGTCAGTAA